A stretch of Coccidioides posadasii str. Silveira chromosome 2, complete sequence DNA encodes these proteins:
- a CDS encoding uncharacterized protein (EggNog:ENOG410PS4P~COG:S~TransMembrane:4 (i20-39o77-96i108-129o141-162i)) produces MSLRSDAGQSKLAKTQRQNAADVLYIAFFAIHLVVMFAVDLVPLYPDSIRPAALDTLRDFYIDKYHDKFFSEPPQWFRAYILMEAFYHVPASILIIRGFLKEDAFVSVHLLVWAVQASLTTLTCLVDVWDWTDRTFEEKSSLTLLYGPYLAFSVLAGLDMFCRLRRTFGKSKRD; encoded by the exons ATGTCCCTCAGATCAGACGCAGGCCAATCAAAATTGGCGAAGACCCAGCGTCAAAATGCAGCCgatgtactgtacattgcATTTTTCGCAATCCACCTTGTTGTGATGTTCG CTGTCGATCTTGTTCCGTTGTATCCAGACTCCATCAGACCGGCGGCCCTCGATACGTTGCGAGACTTCTATATCGACAAGTATCATGACAAGTTTTTCTCTGAGCCACCCCAGTGGTTTCGGGCGTATATCTTGATGGAAGCGTTCTATCATGTTCCCGCGAGTATATTGATCATCCGTGGATTTCTAAAAG AGGACGCCTTTGTCTCAGTTCACCTGCTCGTCTGGGCCGTGCAGGCGTCGCTCACCACCCTCACATGCCTGGTGGACGTGTGGGATTGGACAGACCGCACCTTTGAGGAGAAGTCCTCCCTCACCTTGCTCTACGGGCCGTATCTCGCATTCT CTGTTTTGGCTGGACTCGACATGTTTTGCCGTCTCCGGAGGACATTTGGGAAGTCCAAGCGAGATTGA
- the ARG2 gene encoding Amino-acid acetyltransferase, mitochondrial (BUSCO:202248at4751~EggNog:ENOG410QE95~COG:E~BUSCO:2583at33183) produces MSRSTVLGWCTQSCRLLQKHDHSFSFPTFNGSPPLKKRRFCDSAAPAAPRPSIHRPNDYIPHSKSGGEAPQDLGHKAREKEAEKEFYLTLLCSASTKREAKSYLSRFKAQKTTANDGCQHIPPRRGDLISDLESMKDKPGVNLGSMFSETRTVAETPAPKQEWSSAQSTELFREKIHVALVKLRKPQLLDDQTLHGVAKTLVQLSRLGMSCCIVIDVGTDKDETHRRIIAREQADRLSAVIDANHGPDSRQLDSIITVPSATDMKLSVLSRGPLLSPLQQGHVVVVAPVGYTNDTQRAVLLPANEVVFALSKELAGLELRSGPDEDATTTANKVNDMQKQVSLDRIIILDPAGGIPSLQRRSHVFINLEQEFEDIARELSLGSQTGFLSINDSDTAGHKMPVSSLGKSNPISIFVEEELVSLPTTLGESQEMPNNGKRFAEHLENLNLLQRTLSYLPPSSSGIIVTPHEVALSAKGPLNTSAVSAVRTRRQRNPLIHNLLTDKPFRSASLPLGRLGVKSDRMSAGESPATHSTFVKRGMPLTMLPDPRVEVWAAKKRGEPALTLDDPRIDLPRLIHLIEDSFGRKLDVRHYLDRINPRLAGLIIAGEYEGGAVLTWETPPGLSDDGSEEFRARMVPYLDKFAVLKRSQGAGGVADIVFNAMVRTCFPQGVCWRSRANNPVNKWYFERSRGTWKLPGTNWTMFWTTAGVPENQSRFWDYEGVCRAIEPSWADKTQQAD; encoded by the exons ATGAGTCGAAGCACAGTCCTGGGCTGGTGTACCCAGTCTTGCCGTCTTCTTCAAAAG CATGATCATTCTTTTAGTTTTCCTACATTCAATGGCTCGCCGCCACTGAAAAAAAGACGTTTCTGCGACTCTGCTGCTCCGGCAGCCCCACGGCCCTCCATCCACCGACCTAATGACTATATTCCACACTCGAAGTCTGGCGGGGAGGCTCCCCAAGATCTAGGTCATAAAGCGAGAGAGAAGGAGGCTGAGAAG GAATTTTACCTGACCCTCCTTTGTTCTGCATCTACGAAAAGAGAAGCGAAATCGTATCTTTCACGATTCAAAGCTCAGAAGACCACAGCTAATGATGGTTGCCAACACATTCCCCCCCGGCGAGGTGATCTTATATCAGATCTGGAGTCGATGAAGGATAAACCTGGAGTTAACCTGGGGAGCATGTTTTCAGAAACAAGGACTGTGGCTGAGACCCCTGCGCCCAAACAGGAGTGGTCATCGGCTCAAAGTACAGAACTATTTCGAGAAAAGATTCACGTCGCTTTAGTCAAGCTTCGAAAGCCGCAATTGCTGGACGATCAGACGCTTCATGGGGTTGCCAAGACGTTGGTACAGCTGAGCAGACTTGGAATGAGCTGCTGCATTGTCATCGATGTTGGAACTGACAAGGATGAAACCCATAGGCGGATAATCGCGAGGGAGCAGGCGGATCGTTTGTCCGCTGTCATTGATGCGAATCATGGCCCAGACTCGCGTCAACTAGATTCAATCATTACGGTCCCATCGGCGACGGACATGAAACTCTCTGTCTTGTCACGCGGCCCACTGCTCTCCCCGCTACAACAAGGACATGTTGTCGTAGTTGCCCCAGTTGGATATACCAATGATACACAACGAGCGGTGCTTCTCCCGGCGAATGAAGTAGTTTTTGCCTTGTCCAAGGAATTGGCAGGTTTAGAATTGCGCTCTGGCCCGGATGAGGATGCTACAACAACAGCAAACAAAGTTAACGACATGCAAAAGCAGGTGTCACTAGACAGGATTATCATTTTAGACCCTGCCGGTGGCATTCCCTCGTTACAACGGCGCTCGCATGTCTTTATTAATCTAGAGCAAGAATTTGAGGACATTGCGAGAGAGCTGAGCTTGGGATCTCAAACTGGATTTCTTAGCATAAATGACAGCGACACTGCTGGCCATAAAATGCCGGTTTCATCTCTTGGGAAGAGCAATCCTATTTCGATATTCGTTGAGGAAGAGCTTGTATCTCTTCCGACAACACTTGGAGAATCCCAAGAAATGCCTAACAACGGAAAGAGATTCGCGGAACACCTGGAGAATTTGAATCTTTTACAGCGCACACTCTCGTATCTACCTCCGTCTTCATCTGGTATCATCGTGACACCTCATGAGGTAGCTCTGTCCGCTAAAGGACCTCTAAATACCTCAGCAGTATCCGCAGTTAGGACCCGACGACAACGGAATCCCCTGATCCACAATTTGCTAACAGATAAACCGTTTCGGTCGGCTTCTTTGCCCCTTGGCAGACTGGGGGTGAAGAGTGACCGCATGTCGGCAGGAGAATCTCCGGCCACTCATTCAACCTTTGTCAAACGAGGGATGCCTTTGACTATGCTCCCAGATCCTCGGGTCGAAGTATGGGCTGCAAAGAAGCGTGGAGAGCCAGCATTGACGTTGGATGACCCTCGAATTGACCTCCCGCGGTTGATCCATCTGATTGAAGATTCCTTTGGCCGTAAACTGGATGTCCGCCATTACCTTGACCGGATCAACCCACGTCTTGCTGGGTTAATCATCGCTGGCGAATATGAAGGTGGTGCGGTTTTAACCTGGGAGACGCCTCCCGGTTTGTCTGACGACGGGTCGGAAGAATTTAGAGCTCGAATGGTCCCATATCTGGACAAGTTCGCCGTTCTTAAGCGAAGTCAGGGGGCCGGCGGGGTAGCAGATATTGTTTTCAATGCCATGGTTCGAACATGCTTCCCTCAGGGAGTATGCTGGCGGAGTCGCGCGAATAACCCTGTCAATAAGTGGTATTTCGAGCGCTCAAGAGGGACATGGAAGCTTCCTGGTACGAACTGGACAATGTTTTGGACAACCGCAGGTGTTCCAGAGAATCAATCGCGTTTCTGGGATTATGAGGGAGTGTGTCGAGCCATTGAACCTAGCTGGGCCGATAAAACTCAACAAGCTGATTAA
- the ARV1 gene encoding sterol homeostasis protein (EggNog:ENOG410PM1R~COG:S~TransMembrane:3 (i83-100o120-141i256-277o)~BUSCO:11706at33183) has product MPICIECCYPVSHLYTSYSKADDRALGKGVRLTQCPRCRRFADKYVEHDFVVLFIDLVLIKPQVYRHLLFNRLGRDDDKFDRSIIRLGILILLFDVYIAWARIERSAAIGNSKLANAPIIIQYVFFLTVNALATLAHHLIVRALAFVFVSRPTSAAGTQNQSLSDAGNPARIGGDASSPPSVTLVPLTATLATQSQPIVSSPPHHKLSRAASWNSTTTPLGPARSDSPAPPPFSGFPTATTLIQPMSRPSSASSNAISTALVVSSCTKLFPILLVIWNPDSSDSSNTANSSLSSSVPSTAIFSHRISSVTATVTRSTNSVTSTPTLPSPEPSMSLTSPASWGSSPVLQPILSLLLSVTNTHLVLLNNVEALYILLDCGYLRAAVITLGGQLARWVVERSLLRLVGL; this is encoded by the exons ATGCCAATATGCATTGAATGCTGCTACCCTGTTTCTCACCTCTATACTTCGTACAGCAAAGCTGACGACCGCGCCCTTGGGAAAGGAGTGCGGTTGACCCAGTGCCCAAGATGCCGGCGATTCGCTGATAAATATGTCGAGCACGATTTTGTCGTATTATTTATTGATTTGGTTCTGATAAAGCCGCAG GTTTATAGGCACCTGCTCTTTAATCGTCTTGGGAGAGATGATGATAAATTTGAT CGCTCAATTATTAGGCTCGGAATCCTAATCCTCCTCTTCGACGTCTACATTGCTTGGGCGCGAATCGAGAGATCCGCTGCTATCGGGAATTCCAAGTTGGCGAATGCCCCAATTATCATCCAATATGTATTTTTCCTGACAGTCAACGCACTCGCAACACTTGCACACCATCTGATAGTCCGAGCACTGGCGTTTGTCTTTGTATCAAGGCCCACTTCAGCAGCAGGCACGCAGAACCAAAGCTTAAGCGATGCGGGCAATCCTGCACGTATTGGTGGAGACGCAAGTTCACCACCCTCGGTTACCCTTGTACCTTTGACAGCTACTCTTGCTACGCAGTCTCAGCCAATCGTTTCTAGCCCACCTCATCATAAACTTAGCCGCGCAGCGTCATGGAATAGTACAACCACTCCGCTAGGCCCGGCCCGGAGTGACTCTCCCGCACCGCCGCCATTCAGCGGTTTCCCTACAGCTACCACCCTAATACAGCCCATGTCGCGTCCCTCGTCCGCCAGTTCTAATGCAATTAGTACCGCTTTGGTCGTCAGCAGCTGCACGAAGCTATTTCCCATATTGCTCGTGATCTGGAACCCAGATTCGTCAGACAGCTCCAACACAGCTAATAGTTCTCTTTCTTCATCCGTACCCAGTACCGCTATATTTTCCCATAGAATCAGTTCTGTCACGGCTACAGTGACACGCTCGACAAACAGTGTGACAAGCACTCCCACACTTCCTTCTCCCGAGCCGTCTATGTCTCTTACATCGCCAGCATCGTGGGGATCGTCACCTGTTCTACAACCGATCCTATCGCTTCTGCTTTCCGTGACTAATACGCACCTTGTTCTTTTGAATAATGTGGAAGCACTGTATATTTTGTTAGACTGCGGATACCTCCGAGCAGCAGTCATCACTTTAGGAGGCCAGTTGGCGAGATGGGTGGTGGAGAGGTCCTTATTGCGCTTGGTTGGCCTTTGA
- the VMA9 gene encoding H(+)-transporting V0 sector ATPase subunit e (EggNog:ENOG410PRUE~COG:C~TransMembrane:2 (i86-106o118-137i)): MIELDTSSPYSPLRLGEAESDSTLRKEEPVSILFLLCPETASANPTTPALRAAFRVRSTWNYQVRSEYPESLSDHIHLIITRMANGWSIIIGLVFVVLANLVAWVFSPKGENRTVWRSSLILAFTACYLMWAITFLSQWHPLIAPQRSDIRPGMAPH, translated from the exons ATGATCGAGTTAGATACCTCTTCCCCCTACAGCCCACTTCGCTTGGGAGAAGCAGAGAGCGATTCTACTCTTCGAAAAGAAGAGCCCGTTTCTATTTTGTTTCTGTTGTGCCCTGAAACTGCGTCTGCAAACCCCACTACTCCTGCTCTTCGTGCCGCATTCCGCGTACGTTCGACCTGGAACTATCAAGTCCGCTCAGAATATCCCGAATCTTTATCGGACCATATTCACCTAATAATTACAAGAATGGCGAACGG ATGGAGTATAATTATCGGCCTCGTCTTTGTTGTCCTTGCGAACCTCGTTGCGTGGGTGTTTAGTCCCAAGGGCGAAAACAGAAC GGTATGGCGAAGTTCATTAATTCTCGCTTTCACAGCATGTTATCTTATGTGGG CCATCACGTTTCTTTCACAATGGCACCCATTGATAGCCCCACAAAGATCCGATATACGGCCGGGAATGGCTCCCCATTAG
- a CDS encoding uncharacterized protein (EggNog:ENOG410PT0Y~COG:S) — MPITRVTLFKIPEEEHRQQVLAKYKTMARDALKDGKPYIRSVRAGSTFEDQRRQGYTLAVISEFDSVDDMKYYDNDCQAHASLKAVAKDVHQGVMMVYFESVTTPENL; from the exons ATGCCAATCACTCGTGTCACTCTCTTCAAGATTCCCGAGGAGGAGCACCGCCAGCAGGTGTTGGCTAAGTACAAGACTATGGCGCGGGACGCCTTGAAG GACGGCAAACCTTACATCCGCTCCGTCAGAGCCGGTTCCACTTTCGAAGACCAGCGCCGTCAGGGATATACCCTCGCCGTGATTTCGGAGTTCGACAGCGTTGATGACATGAAGTATTACGACAATGACTGCCAGGCCCATGCCAGTCTAAAGGCCGTTGCGAAGGATGTGCATCAAGGTGTCATGATGGTTTATTTCGAGTCCGTGACAACCCCAGAGAACCTATGA
- a CDS encoding uncharacterized protein (EggNog:ENOG410PKGM~COG:S~BUSCO:10860at33183): MDKVQAFGKNFSATFSPFAARTQQFVKEQLGQAEDKTQLPDDYTELEKRVDALKSVHQKLLQVTSQYSNEAYDYPPNIRESFNDLGRTISEKVQLLSHATSPAEAQAALTAPPSAKPQPKTFSHAIARAALAGSQMLSQAHTDAAEDPLAVGLEKFALASEKVGEARLTQDAQIQSRFLAGWNTTLNTNLMFATKARRNVENSRLMLDSVKASKGASRGDIDNLTEEARSEIEQAEDEFVGQTEEAVGVMKNVLDTPEPLRNLADLVAAQLEYHKKAYEILSELAPVIDGLQVEQEANYRKSREGA; encoded by the exons ATGGATAAAGTACAAGCTTTTGGGAAGAACTTCAG TGCAACGTTCTCTCCCTTCGCCGCTCGCACACAGCAGTTTGTCAAGGAACAGCTCGGCCAAGCTGAAGACAAG ACTCAGCTTCCGGATGACTACACTGAGCTTGAGAAGCGCGTCGATGCCTTGAAATCGGTGCATCAAAAGCTCCTTCAGGTGAC GTCTCAATACTCTAACGAGGCTTACGATTACCCTCCGAATATTCGGGAGTCCTTCAACGATCTCGGCCGCACGATCAGTGAGAAAGTCCAGCTACTCTCTCACGCCACTTCCCCCGCCGAGGCCCAGGCCGCCCTTACCGCGCCACCTTCCGCGAAGCCACAGCCTAAGACTTTCAGTCATGCCATCGCTCGCGCTGCTCTAGCCGGCTCGCAGATGCTCTCCCAAGCTCATACAGACGCTGCCGAAGATCCTCTCGCTGTTGGCCTAGAGAAGTTTGCTCTCGCTTCGGAGAAGGTCGGGGAGGCAAGACTCACGCAAGATGCCCAGATTCAAAGCCGGTTCCTAGCGGGATGGAATACAACGCTCAACACCAATCTAATGTTTGCGACGAAAGCGCGTAGGAACGTGGAGAATTCCAGGTTGATGCTGGACTCTGTCAAGGCCAGTAAAGGTGCCTCGAGAGGAGACATTGACAATCTCACCGAGGAAGCACGTTCAGAAATCGAGCAAGCGGAAGATGAGTTTGTCGGTCAGACTGAGGAAGCCGTTGGTGTGATGAAGAAT GTCCTCGACACTCCTGAACCATTGCGCAACTTAGCGGATCTGGTTGCTGCACAGTTGGAATACCACAAGAAGGCCTATGAAATTCTCAGCGAGCTGGCTCCTGTGATCGACGGTCTGCAAGTGGAGCAGGAG GCAAACTACCGTAAGAGCCGAGAGGGAGCTTAA
- a CDS encoding uncharacterized protein (EggNog:ENOG410Q55P), with product MADDEVQELRRLLEYEQNRRLAAEQGQREAEQAQWEAEQVQRAAEEKTRRSTLPEYLDACHTHLFLGLVPGQPKRSTKGSANNADGKLRPDRIREWVPFAEAQTAIWDQLVGDDLVTQRHFSSLHGLMTIGENMRKTIRSEPDLRHFQRDAVTAPVGSVIEALYKNERLRQAFNLQGHVAFENHANTLSDGEGEGEGEEVVARPSKLRKGTGGAATPNTPPTSARPLADEFCVYNEGEKVKRPALIGELKPPHKLPLAVIQAGLQDMDLDDIVECHSNDTSEIQYCRLVAAVITQAFSYMIKAGVEYGYVSTGEAFIFLHFNAEDPGTVYYYLSVPEQDVGEITGFTGELDSDNRLHMTAVGQVLAFALQAIQTSPHNQNWRTWAEKQLKVWVISEEDSQTPTPAKAVKSSPPYEPLKSAQMFIQRTPVRTRSKSARLTCKATTALPGSSDKDDDDSGPDSDSPSQRPHWPSNVMVVPPPPPDWASPYKGPVCKDGTRRYCTQKCLLGLVNGGLLDRGCPNVEEHGTDNHRIDHATFIALLEAQIQQEPVNPWTPLGCESLHTHGARGALFEVDLLQYGYTFVGKGFPREFHRYLRHEKAVYDQLQPIQGIHVPVCLGTIDVSKQPMCYDGIAYIPHFLLLAHAGTDTFDCGALKEQVISAALKSLRAIHALGVLHRDIELRNMFWTEESKSILVIDFERAEILRCERAPLGDTSPNQRRKRRIRRNDGPGEETKKKVDVRQDRINKALESELRWMVRNLETSLKS from the coding sequence ATGGCCGACGATGAGGTTCAGGAGCTGCGCCGGCTTTTAGAGTATGAGCAAAATCGTCGACTGGCGGCAGAGCAAGGTCAACGGGAGGCAGAGCAAGCTCAATGGGAGGCAGAGCAAGTTCAACGTGCGGCAGAGGAAAAGACGCGGCGCTCAACGCTCCCCGAATATCTTGATGCCTGCCACACCCATCTCTTCCTCGGCCTTGTCCCAGGGCAGCCTAAACGTTCCACTAAAGGCAGTGCCAACAACGCTGATGGCAAACTCCGCCCTGACCGCATCCGGGAGTGGGTCCCATTCGCCGAAGCACAGACGGCAATCTGGGACCAACTGGTTGGTGACGATCTTGTCACCCAGCGTCATTTCAGCTCCTTGCATGGATTGATGACTATAGGAGAGAACATGCGAAAAACGATTCGTTCGGAGCCCGACCTTCGCCATTTCCAACGGGATGCCGTTACAGCACCTGTAGGGTCGGTTATTGAAGCCCTCTATAAGAATGAGCGACTCCGACAGGCGTTCAATCTTCAGGGACATGTAGCCTTTGAGAACCACGCCAATACCCTTAGTGATGGCGAaggggagggggagggggaggaagTTGTTGCTCGCCCATCAAAGCTCCGGAAAGGAACTGGAGGGGCTGCGACGCCAAACACCCCTCCGACCTCTGCCCGACCTCTGGCGGATGAGTTTTGCGTATACAACGAGGGCGAGAAGGTCAAAAGGCCAGCATTAATTGGTGAACTCAAACCGCCACACAAACTCCCACTGGCGGTTATTCAAGCTGGGCTTCAGGACATGGATCTTGACGACATAGTCGAGTGTCATTCTAATGACACAAGTGAAATTCAATATTGTCGTCTGGTAGCTGCAGTCATTACGCAAGCCTTTTCCTACATGATCAAGGCCGGTGTCGAGTATGGCTATGTGAGTACCGGTGAAGCATTTATCTTCCTCCATTTCAATGCGGAAGACCCAGGGACTGTTTACTATTATCTTTCGGTCCCTGAGCAAGATGTGGGCGAGATTACTGGTTTTACCGGAGAGCTTGACAGTGACAACAGACTGCATATGACAGCAGTTGGACAGGTCCTTGCTTTTGCACTGCAGGCAATACAGACTTCCCCACATAATCAAAACTGGCGAACTTGGGCGGAGAAGCAGTTGAAAGTGTGGGTGATTTCAGAAGAAGATTCACAAACACCAACTCCAGCAAAAGCTGTGAAATCATCCCCACCCTATGAGCCCCTAAAGAGTGCGCAGATGTTTATCCAGAGGACACCTGTGCGCACCCGATCGAAGAGCGCTCGACTGACCTGCAAAGCAACTACTGCATTGCCAGGCAGTAGCGACaaagatgacgatgacagTGGACCTGATTCCGATTCACCCAGTCAACGACCTCACTGGCCCTCAAACGTCATGGTTGTGCCACCTCCTCCACCTGACTGGGCATCACCCTACAAGGGCCCCGTGTGCAAGGATGGAACTCGGCGATACTGCACGCAAAAATGCTTGCTTGGACTCGTGAATGGTGGGCTGCTGGACCGTGGCTGCCCAAATGTTGAGGAACATGGAACAGACAATCATAGGATTGACCACGCCACGTTCATCGCCCTTCTCGAGGCACAGATTCAACAGGAACCAGTAAACCCCTGGACCCCGCTAGGCTGTGAATCGCTGCACACACACGGTGCTCGTGGCGCACTGTTTGAAGTTGACCTTCTCCAATATGGATATACATTTGTGGGAAAGGGCTTCCCCCGGGAATTTCATCGCTACCTCAGACATGAAAAGGCAGTCTATGACCAACTGCAGCCAATACAGGGCATACATGTCCCTGTGTGTCTCGGCACAATTGATGTCTCTAAACAGCCCATGTGCTATGATGGTATTGCGTACATTCCGCACTTTTTACTTCTTGCCCATGCAGGCACTGATACCTTTGATTGTGGTGCTCTAAAGGAGCAAGTTATTTCTGCGGCATTGAAGTCATTGCGGGCCATTCACGCCCTGGGTGTGCTCCACCGTGATATAGAACTGAGAAATATGTTCTGGACTGAGGAGAGCAAGAGCATCCTGGTCATTGATTTTGAAAGGGCGGAGATTCTGCGTTGTGAACGAGCGCCGCTGGGAGACACATCCCCAAACCAGAGGAGAAAGAGGAGAATAAGGAGAAATGATGGTCCTGgtgaagaaacaaagaagaaGGTAGATGTGAGACAGGACAGGATTAACAAGGCACTTGAGTCCGAGTTGAGGTGGATGGTGAGGAACTTAGAGACAAGTCTCAAGTCTTGA
- a CDS encoding uncharacterized protein (EggNog:ENOG410PQXF~COG:S) — MYRYGDTASSTTGSSISGGGGRWDAERFMRERSERHEPTRRERHTAVEVIERDRVEKRVPSFVEDYLNAQEKYGPPARRPDREYADDHLLSSADALIPYKERRRASPSPPRKPRLLRRQSSLDTFDRAATRFANDYYQYDRDDYGPPVVPRAASRRHSPPSEPDFEAIRVSEPDYYGDEEFHRMRDRVRSVTPRGRYSVREEIRKEKVDRPYPRRGKTRVPKHLVHPGVLLDLGYKFEEEGDNIIILQALGKENIDELVSFSREVRRKTRVEEVKGQQRLVSRSRRETVSVERTRSKSRRRSSSVIRPKAEFLEVRETRQTRRVSPSPAPAPTLQPRRRRLSSPIRVIQPRERFVEEIIQPNTDVALIVPERHRRSDRELRAEIHSLEGRRLLTEHESIAPGDVIEVRRDHKGPSQRLIRAMMATLT, encoded by the exons ATGTATCGCTACGGGGACACTGCGTCCTCCACCACCGGGAGCTCTATCAGTGGCGGTGGTGGTCGGTGGGACGCAGAACGCTTCATGCGGGAGCGCAGCGAGCGACACGAGCCCACACGCCGCGAACGCCACACCGCTGTAGAAGTCATTGAACGCGACCGCGTAGAAAAAAGGGTCCCGTCCTTTGTCGAGGATTATCTTAATGCACAAGAGAAATATGGCCCTCCAGCCCGGCGACCAGACCGCGAGTATGCAGATGACCATCTGCTCTCCAGCGCCGACGCCCTCATCCCCTACAAAGAACGTCGCCGTGCATCTCCCTCTCCACCGCGGAAACCTAGATTGCTACGACGCCAGTCATCTCTCGATACCTTCGATCGCGCCGCAACCCGCTTTGCGAACGACTATTATCAGTATGACCGCGATGACTACGGCCCGCCAGTCGTCCCCAGAGCTGCTTCCCGAAGACACTCCCCTCCATCAGAGCCGGACTTCGAAGCGATCCGGGTTTCCGAACCCGACTATTATGGGGACGAAGAGTTCCACAGGATGCGAGATAGGGTTCGAAGCGTTACTCCCCGTGGACGATACTCGGTGCGCGAAGAGATACGAAAGGAAAAGGTTGACCGTCCCTATCCCCGTCGTGGAAAGACCAGGGTCCCCAAGCACTTGGTGCATCCTGGCGTTCTTCTCGACCTGGGCTACAAGTTCGAAGAAGAG GGTGACAACATCATAATTCTGCAGGCGCTTGGAAAAGAGAATATTGACGAGCTGGTCAGCTTCAGCAGGGAGGTTCGTCGAAAGACTCGTG TCGAAGAGGTAAAAGGACAACAAAGGCTCGTATCTCGAAGTCGCCGTGAGACGGTCTCTGTCGAGAGAACGCGGTCCAAATCCCGCCGAAGAAGTTCGAGTGTTATTCGTCCCAAAGCCGAGTTTCTCGAGGTTCGTGAGACTCGACAAACACGGCGAGTTTCACCGTCCCCGGCTCCGGCGCCGACGCTCCAGCCTCGTCGCCGGCGTCTGTCGTCTCCAATCCGAGTTATTCAGCCCCGTGAGAGATTCGTCGAGGAAATCATCCAGCCAAATACTGACGTTGCACTCATCGTACCGGAGCGTCACCGACGAAGTGATCGCGAGCTACGAGCCGAGATCCACTCTTTGGAGGGAAGAAGACTCCTCACTGAGCATGAATCCATCGCACCGGGTGATGTTATCGAGGTTCGGCGTGACCATAAAG GCCCGAGCCAACGCCTGATCCGTGCTATGATGGCAACCCTTACTTGA
- a CDS encoding uncharacterized protein (EggNog:ENOG410PQDY~COG:S), which yields MEQNDSLAKVTICALPNEILYCILEHLWTEEIVHLSTVSRRFYAVVASTVRQRLCTMVGLEKLWVGLIYYPPQQGFSSLLFCRYLGKRTLEGTYHKGELYTDSRQFTMGYSRFCPEPQKRAGKENRDASTNHEEHSAQGSSEEPSAAVPRPFVRWLTTLDDFEPFSQLCVDTHLFWKYADSQWKTNQAHIEDGTARFWRKWLDDQLEAHYSHPPTDEPQVLDNFDTACSTESDPEGERIIWVGTNEDIGLKLRVMDKAQDDPFGESASYELLFEEILIRNNRLLLALERTQKATERFIRDTYRYFSLNSSLGPPGHAGNYLVPYI from the exons ATGGAACAAAATGACAGCCTTGCAAAAGTCACGATCTGTGCATTGCCCAACGAG ATCCTTTACTGCATCCTAGAGCACCTGTGGACAGAAGAGATAGTCCATCTGTCCACAGTTTCTCGACGGTTTTATGCGGTCGTCGCCAGCACGGTGCGTCAACGTCTTTGTACCATGGTAGGCCTGGAAAAGCTTTGGGTCGGCCTCATATACTATCCCCCGCAACAAGGCTTCAGCTCGTTGCTCTTCTGCCGGTACCTCGGCAAGAGAACACTGGAAGGAACATACCACAAAGGAGAACTGTACACCGATAGCCGTCAATTCACCATGGGTTACTCACGGTTTTGCCCTGAGCCCCAAAAGAGGGCCGGTAAGGAGAACAGAGATGCATCGACCAACCATGAGGAACATAGCGCTCAGGGTTCATCTGAGGAGCCTTCTGCCGCCGTCCCCAGGCCCTTTGTGAGATGGCTTACCACTCTAGATGATTTCGAGCCGTTTTCTCAGCTTTGCGTTGACACTCATCTCTTCTGGAAGTATGCCGATTCGCAATGGAAAACAAATCAGGCGCATATTGAAGACGGGACGGCGAGGTTCTGGCGCAAGTGGCTGGATGATCAGCTGGAGGCACATTACTCTCATCCGCCAACTGACGAGCCGCAAGTGCTTGATAATTTCGACACGGCATGTTCAACGGAGTCCGATCCCGAAGGAGAGCGGATCATTTGGGTAGGAACGAATGAGGACATTGGCTTGAAGCTCCGGGTGATGGATAAAGCCCAGGATGATCCCTTCGGGGAATCGGCAAGTTATGAGCTGCTGTTTGAAG AGATCCTTATTCGAAACAACCGATTGCTCCTTGCTCTCGAGCGTACCCAAAAAGCAACCGAACGGTTCATACGCGATACCTACCGTTACTTTTCGTTGAACAGCAGCCTTGGGCCTCCAGGCCATGCGGGAAACTATCTGGTCCCATACATTTGA